The genomic region TATTTGATTGGAATGTTAAgcagttatttctttatttatcagCAGAATAttcaacaaaaaataatgtaagtatatagaaatatattcataGTTACATATCCCTACTCTTTAtgaaataatagaatttttttcagtGCATTGCACGGACTAGTAAAAAATTGTAAGTGTATATAGAAATGTCTATTAAtagtttttttcctttagtaaaaCCCCGTTGGTCTATATGTCCCATCTCTACCGTTGTGTGCAGAAGGGTGTTCATGGAAAGTGATAAGTGGatatacaaggaaaataatttaaagtgtTGATGTATTTCTCAATTTAAAGTAAAAGGCAGAGAATTTAAGCTTTGCTAATACTTTCTCTGTAAACTGGCATTGATACTTAAGTTTACTATATGTAAGAAACTCAGATCTTCTAATAACATGCGAAATTCTGGTAGAAGGGAAAGAATTCTGTAGGTCAATTGTTGAACAGGTTATATGACAGCCAATTGTCTAAATATATTGAGCATTTTGTAATAATACCACATTACATAAGTGAATCATATCGTACACTTTTCCTAGATGTTATAAAATGGTAAAATAGCTATTAATGATTTCCTGTAAAGAAAACCGAGAGTAAAGATATTGTTCTAAGTACATGTAAATAATAGTAAAATGGCAGAAacgttgttctttttttcttgatgttaAGTCTGATTACAGGACTGAAACACAAAAAGATAAGTAACCTAAGAAGtttgatgaaaaaataaaacattggttAAGAAAACTTATCGATGATACTAACAAATAATAGTACATGTTTTGTATAAGCATAATAAAGGTGCATGTTTTTGCAAGTTTGGCTCAAAATAATTCATGTTCAAAAGTTGGGCTCTATATCCAGTGGTAAGATGAGAAATGATGTTGCTGAAACCTGAGTTATGTGTGAATGAGGAGGTGACACTGCAGCTCAGCAATGGATTGTTTGATGTAAAATATTCTCTTTACATAATTAAAATTAGCTCTTTGGCAGCATAATTGaatcaacaaaatttaagatTTGTTACTAAAACTCTTATTATCAGGATGCATAATCAAAAACCTCTTACGATTATTAAAGTATTTTGAATCCATCTTAGTACTAAaagttatatttttctgtttaaaaaatcaaaaatgtGAATTTTTGTAGTCTTTTAAGTCATGTCTAATATCTTTTGGGGATTATGtccctttattttaaaattatattagacTCATTAGTCTTGAGTACTTGAACTTGTTGATAAGTTTAAGAATGAAACACTATTGCACTATTAGGTTAAGATATTAAATGATTAGTTTATGATTGAATGTATAGTGTTACAGAACATTTGTTGCAGATAGGGTACATCTTGAGATATTTTAATAGAATATTGttaaattgttttagttttttttttttttactgttgatCTAAAGACAGACCTAAATATGGAAGTGAAATATATGAAGTTAAAATGTTGTTTATATCTTATTTTGAAACCAGtctggtttcgaaccatgatcctcagatctcagcctcctgagtagctaggattacaggcctgagccatcagtgtccagatATATGCCATGTGTTTTGTTAAGCACTGGGAATACTAGGATAAATAACTTTCAACCTCTGACCGTCAGAATTAGCACatgatatacagaaaaagctgttcTTGAAGATGAAACTAACTACATaaacatagtttttaaaaaattgaaataaatgttACCCCTATGAAAAAATACCTAAGTTATGATTGTTATTCTGTGTTGCCTCAGAATAACTTGAAAAATAGTATTAACTTAGAACTTGACAGATTATTGCTTTGGTgagtagtaaaaataaaatactcataaTGCTAATACGTTTTGTGTTTTTTCAGTCTTTATGTTTGTGTTTGAAGTTATAGACTTTAAGGTAAATATAAACTTGTTATAGATCTCTTCTTGGTTCTTATTAGGAAATTTTCTTATCACCCTGGGCAATCAGATTGCCTTGCAAGCCAATGTATGGCTGCTTAAGATTGAGATTTAGTATCATTCacaaatgtgttttcattttaagtCTCTAATTTTTTGAATTTGTTTGTGATATGTTGAAATATAGTGGCTTTAAATAATTGTCTACCCTAAAAATTTGCAATGACATAATAATGCATTTtttcatataaagaaaaaaatcttgagcCTTTATTTCTTAGTGATTCCTTTAGTGATTTAAAATTTGAAAGGTGCACCAACTTTCTTTTATGTATCTGTGGTTGTCATTTTATATGTTTCAGAATGTTAGCAAGTTCATCAAAGTTGCATCATTTCAGGTGTCAAACTATTTTCTTACTAATACTGCTTGCTAATTGGAAGTGATACTTGCTACTTCTGATTTacctaatttttgttttaatgtaggCTCTGAACCAAGTTGTCCTTTGGGACAAGATTGTTTTGAGAGGCGATAATCCGAAGCTGCTGTTGaaagacatgaaaacaaaatattttttctttgatgaTGGAAATGGTCTCAAGTGAGCAGTTCTTTGACATTTTTACATTCAATAAGACGTGGAAGGGAGATGAAGGTTTAACATGTTAGAGAGATgcaggaatgtagctcagtagtagaaaaCTAGAATAGAATGTGCAAAGATccagattcaatccccagcattgtagagaaaaaaagggtgggcaagagagaggggggaagatgaAAGTAAAAAGAACATTGGGAATGACAAGAAATGCATTGGGATCTACAATACGTAATCAGTTCTCTCACAATATGTGAAGTGTAatgattaaattaataaaaaccaCCACCTCTATTTAAGGGCTTGCTTGTATAGGATAGGTCTAGGGTAGTCACATTTgcagtttgctttctttttttttttcttttttgccagtcctgggccttggactcagggcctgagcactgtccctggcttctttttgctcaaggctggcactctgccacttgagtcacagcgccacttctggccattttctgtatatgtggtgctggggaatcgaacccagggcttcaagtatacaaggcaagcactcttgccactaggccatatccccagcccaaaatggttttgttttttttgttttgttttttgccagtcctggggcttgaactcagggcctgagcaccgtcgctggcttctttctgctcaaggctagcattctaccacttgagccacagcgccacttccagcatttttctatatatgtggtgctaaggaattgaacccagggcttcatgtatacgaggcaagcactttaccactaggccatattcccagccccatgtagtTTGCTTTCTAAACACCGTCTGGCAGACCTCAGTGAGAAAGCAGCAGGTATAATAAATAGGTCTAGGAGTTGATAGTGAGGTTTCTAGTATTCTAGTgtgatatgaaaatacaattctgATTTCAGATTAGACTTCCTCTTAAGAATAGCTAGTTGTAAGTAAAGTGCTTGACACCTTAGTATTTGATTTAATGCATTTATATTAAGTGACAAAAATTTTTGCTGACTTTTATTTATTatgctttgttttgtcttgttttttttaataggggAAACAGGAACGTCACTTTGACCCTATCTTGGAACGTTGTACCAAATGCTGGAATTCTACCTCTTGTGACAGGATCAGGACACGTATCTGTCCCATTTCCAGATACCTATGAAATAACGAAGAGTTATTAAATTATTCTGAATTTGAAGCAACATATTTTTATACTTAATGAATTATATCTCATTTGTCTTTTCCCTTGCATCTTCATTTGACTTTggttgttatatattttttttaacttgttttcaAGGGGATTCTAAAAAAGAACCATCAAAAGgcggaaagaaggaaaaggttaATGGGCTACAGAAACTTAAAGTttcacaaaccacacacacacacacacaaaaccaagtcCACCAAGGTGGAATATTGCAGGAGTAGAGCAACTATGTCTAAGgatttgtaaaaatatatatatttcaaatattccttgtttcttttttttatgaaatatgaCATTTTCAGGTGCCTCTAGGTTATAAGAATTGAATTATATGTTTGCACTCATGCAGGCTCACATTAGATGTGATTTAGGCGTAGACATTCTGTTATCTCTTTTAGGGTATGTTAATTACCAGAAACATTATTAGTATGGCTACTTGTTAACAGCCTTGTTTACAAAACTCATATgtgatagaattttattttatttgtcttagGAATGCCCTGAATGCTTGTTTTTCTTGGATGATTAGCAGCTTTTTCCACCTAAAAGACTAAATACCTCTTTATATAATGTAAATCATTCAAGctcatttttaaagtttcaagTCAACCAAATGTGTCTTGCAGTGTTTTCTCTAAATATGTTCCTTTGTATATCTTTGTATAGTTTTCTAGCATTATCATGGAAAGTTGAGAATGTGTGCATGGTTTATCTTCTGAGTTAAATTTGTTCAAGTGAGCATGCCAAGATAatcatttacaattttttgtaggTCCACATTTTAATTACTGGAATAGTAGTGTTTGTGGTGTGCATTTTCATTTACAAAGCACTCTTGTGTATCTTACTGTATGTTATTCTCAGTAGTCTAATGAGGTAAATGGCGTAAATGTTAGCTGTTTGCAGGTGAAGAAACTAAAACCCAGATGTTTATTACATAAAGTTAAATAGCTGGCAAGAAATGAAGTTAAAACTCGAACTCCAATCCATTTCTCTTAAGTTATTCTTTTCACTTATACCTTAGTTTGCAAATGTCTAATCAAATTTCATTTacagtttcaattttttttggctACATTCCTTATCACTCCTAGAAGAAGTTTCCCTGTATTATATGGAAGTGACTTTTTCAAACAGCCAACAACttgcataataataataactcatTCTCTACATAAAGTCAATTGACGCTGAAAGTATAGGAAAATCCAAGTGTATATAAAAATAGTTTAGAGATGAAGTACACGATGGAATATGTGGTCTTGTTTGACATGATTCTCTGTAGTGATCAAATAAACATCTTTGAAAATAACTGCAAATTACCCTTAAAAGCAGGACCAAACACTGTAGTTAACACTATCAGCAGCAACCATAAAGGGCTAagggatttttttatttgttttgttttgttttgctagtcctggggcttgagctcagggcctgagcactgtccctggctttttgctcaaggctagcactctaccacttgagccacagtaccatttccagctttttctatatatgtggtgctgagcaatcaaacccagggcttcatgtatacgaggcgagcactttaccactaggccaaattcccagccccagggctaatgttttctaataatattttaacttttatagTTAACTCACATAAAATATATCAGTTTATATTTACCTTAACAGTGGTACCCTGTGGCTGTACAGTTCATACAAAATCACCTAAGTGACGCTTTTCAAGCCAGTAGAAAGGTCAAATATAGTTATCATGAATAATAAACTGAGTTTGGCCCCAAACTTTTTCATTAAACTTGTCAGGGTCTTGATTTCTGTATCTAACAATACAGTTTTTGTAGTTTTAAGTGGtagggtctttttttcttttaataagccAGACAAGTCTGTAGCATTTGTTTTATCTATAGCCAGGTGGTTGAACAGAAAAGCACCTTGGTAATGTGACCACATGAAGATAATTATGAAACAATTTATTCTGATCTGAGCTTTGTTACATTTTTCACCtagaaaatttaactttattggcTCAGTAGGTACTAGGTACACACATAAACTTAAAATCTGCAGGTGTCAAGGTTTAGGAAAAATGGATATTTTGATTCAGGAAGATGTGCACAGCAAGCTGACCTGGGTTCTGGATTAACAGTTAATTTAGCTTTATAATGAGTGGATCTTTCGTACAATTTAATACTGAAATTCAGTAAAAGTTTATCTGCAAAGCCCGCTGTATTGGAGTTTGGTGAGGCAGAGAGCTAGTAGAAAGGCCTATCAGACTCAATGTGGATTAAAGTTTTACTTAAAGGAAACTGCTCAGTGCTTCTAACATGGAAACAAGGAACCTGCATCCAGGAACTTGTATTTAGGTAGTACAGCTTTGTGAGTTTACCATGGGTCTTCATTGTAAAAAGTGTTCAGTTTGTTTACTATATCTTTACTCCCTGAGCCCAGAGATGAttctgagaaaacaaagaaaatgactgTTGGAAATTTGATGTAGCACTCTCATACTCTACTTCTACAGTTGAACCCGAAAAATTAGCTCTATATTCCCACAGCCAATTACAATGTGTTCTTAAgcgaaaagggaaaaaaaaaatttaaatttaagacttccttaaattttatttttttgtgcgtGTGTCTATGTGgtggtattggtgtttgaactctggaccttacACTTGCTTGTTCAGTTGacactaccacatgagccaagATTGCATCCATTTTGCTGGTCAGATTGGAGTGTTTAGGACTTTCTTCCAGATTTCAACCTTTAAaagtaggattgtaggcatgagcaccTGATAAAGTTCAGCAATTCCTAAGAGCATAGTTTTGCTTTTTGAAGGGTTATTTTGAATTTCCTTGCTGGTAATGATTTCACATTTCTTTGGTAGGTCTGGCCAGCTAATTAATAGTGGTAAGAATGAGCTTTGTGAATTTAAAACTTAGAATTTCGGGCATGTAGTATGGAGGTGCTCACATGTAATTAGTCTATCTGGGAACCTCATATGCCATGAACTTTGATTATAAACATCTACCCATTTCAAGCTTCCTTGTCACTAACAGAGAGCCTTACATGAGACTGATAGTGGTTTCAAAAAATCTTTCAAAAAGTTGTTGCATGCTTTTGATGCAATTTGGGAAATTGTTTACTTAAATAGAGTCACagaaaatattcatgaaaaaACGACATGTGTTTGAGGATTTTCCTAATGGCAAAAATATCCGACATTTTTCTAATATAAATGAACTTGTTTACATGTAAAAGTATGCATTTTAAAAGATTCTCAGATTTATGCTTTTTTTGTGAAGCTATTGAACTAACGAGACTTCAGTGTAGTAAACTTAGGGATTTGTTATTTGGAAGGGAatgagggctggagggaaaggtAATTACATCCAAGATGCCTGTTCCTGCAGACTGAATACTCAGATAACTAGACTGTAAGCCCATTGAGGACAGGCTGTCAGATCTTTGTGTGTTCCCCAATACATAGTGCAGTGCCTTGCCACATGATAGGCACCCAATAAACACTGGTGATGAAGTGAGCATGTTTCTAGTGTGACCCAATCACGGTTTGTAACTGTCCGGTGTAGGTAAACAGTGCTATGGTCCAAGTGTTACAGTCTGGTGTCCTAGCTTTGTTGTAGAGCCACTTGATGTTGGGTGGTGAAATGAGTAGGAGATACCAACCTGATTTTTAAAACCATCTCAGGATGCATGCTTAAATGGAGCTCTCAGACGTATGCTGAAGTTCACAGCCAGGTTTGGCTTAACTGCCCTCACTAAGGAGTTGGGGgagttatttgaaaaaaatgtttctcaGAAGGAACATTTACCAGTGAACTTGGGCAACCAGAACAAAACTGCTTCATTAAAACAGTAGAAAATGAGTTCAGAGggtaagttttaaaaataggttGGTGGATTGTCAGAAGTCagctacattttgttttgttctgtcttAACCTGGGTTACTCTGCCAGAATGTTCAGTCattccatgatttccctcatactACTGGCAGTTTCTCGTTTCCCTGGTGAAATAAAGTTTGCCTTCATATGTATACAAAGAAACCTTGTGCTTGAAGGGACTTGAACGCATTTTCACGTGTGTAGCTTGCACACTCCCCACTTAGCCATGGGTGTAGTTGGAAGTAGGCATCTGGACAGGTGGGGGCTGATGAGAACCCTGCATTTTAGACACTGTGAAGGCTGCTACTTCTGTGTCCATGGAAACCCCATTGCTTGACTTAGTATCTCAGGGGTACCTGCAACCTCCCTAGTAAATGAATTAGTGTAGAGAacaggagggaggtgggaaggatggggaagagGGAGCACTGGTGTTGAGGGACTGGAGCAGCATCTTGGAGCTAACTGAGCCCTAAGAATTCTTTCCACATTTGTAGGCATCTGGCCTTTGAGAAGGTTGGAGGCTTCCCTGCTGCTGAATCCAGGATTGCTCATAAAACTGGGAGTCATGTTTTTTATTAAAGTCTAAATGGCATTTTATAAGGATATATCTATGTAATAATAGTTGCTTTCAGCTTGGTATT from Perognathus longimembris pacificus isolate PPM17 chromosome 21, ASM2315922v1, whole genome shotgun sequence harbors:
- the Spcs3 gene encoding signal peptidase complex subunit 3; translation: MNTVLSRANSLFAFSLSVMAALTFGCFITTAFKDRSVPVRLHVSRIMLKNVEDFTGPRERSDLGFITFDIAVDLENIFDWNVKQLFLYLSAEYSTKNNALNQVVLWDKIVLRGDNPKLLLKDMKTKYFFFDDGNGLKGNRNVTLTLSWNVVPNAGILPLVTGSGHVSVPFPDTYEITKSY